Genomic DNA from Haloplanus sp. HW8-1:
GGCGTTTGCCGGCACGATCACCGTCTCACCCGGGACGCCGTTGGGTGTGACGACGGATACGCGGGGACGGTGATCCCTCCAACGAGGCTCGGAACGAACGGAGGATAGTCCATCCTGGATTCGAACCAGGGTCGAAGCCCCCAGAAGGCTTCAGGATTGGCCGCTACCCCAATGGACTGACACGTCGGCTCCCGCGAACCGCTTCGGGAGCTTCACCCGCCACTACCGGCGAGTCGCATATGAGTGTTGCGAAGTCGGTCGCCGTCGACGGACGCCCGGGTCCATCGGGACCCGGATCGGTCACGCCGTCGCGACGCCGAGCAAGCGGATCACGTGGGCGAAACTCAGCAGGTGGTCGGCCCGGTCGAGCGACCCGCCACCCGGAACGAGTGCCGCCACCGCGTCGTCGATGCGGGCGTCGAGAGTCGTGGCGGCGTCCTCGCCGAGCCATCCGAGCGCGCGGTAGCGTGAGATCGCGTTCCGGGTTCCCGTCTCACCCGCCGTCCGGACGAGGTAGGCGATCCAGTCTCGGCCGACGCGGCGGGCCTCGGGCGCGTCCGGGAAGGTCCCGAGATAGGGCCGTTCGCCCAGGGCGGAGGGGTCGACGCCGCCGATAGCGAC
This window encodes:
- a CDS encoding FlaD/FlaE family flagellar protein encodes the protein MDVFDPGDYDARELRSLADTEDPNTDIDPESGVTLPPVEGSGYRAPAPDEPSREQCERLVAIGGVDPSALGERPYLGTFPDAPEARRVGRDWIAYLVRTAGETGTRNAISRYRALGWLGEDAATTLDARIDDAVAALVPGGGSLDRADHLLSFAHVIRLLGVATA